A region of the Deltaproteobacteria bacterium genome:
GCGACTACAAGCCGGTAATTCTGCGCTACAATATTTTGTCGACCAAGATCTGGGTCGAGTCGATCGGCGCCGGCGGTGGTAGTATCGCCTGGATCGACGGTGAAACCGGCTTGCTCAAAGTCGGGCCACAGGGCGCCGGCGCGGCGCCTGGGCCGGTCTGCTACGACGTTGGCGGCAGCGAGCCGACGGTTTCCGACGCCGATCTAGTTCTCGGCTACTTGAACGAGAACTATTTTCTCGGCGGCCGTATGAAGCTCAATAAAGCCAAAGCGCTGGCGGCGCTGCGGCAGAAGATTGCCGGGCCGCTCAAAATGACCGAAGTTGAGGCCGCCAGCGGCATCTACCGTATCGCCAATTCCCACATGAGCGATCTGATCCGTAAAGCGACGGTGGAAAAGGGCCACGATCCGCGCAACTTCGTGTTGTTCGCCTTTGGCGGCGCGGCGCCGGTGCACGGCAGCCGCTACGCCGCGGAGCTTGGCGTGCGCCAGGTGGTGATTCCTTTGACCGCGTCGGTGCACAGCGCCACCGGGCTGATCAGCTCCGATGTCGTGTATGAGTATGGCAAGTCGGATCACGTCGTGCTGCCGGTCGACTTGAGACGCGTCAACGATAATTTTTCCGAGCTCCTGCAGCGCGGCGTCAAAGAGCTTGGCGCCGCCGGCTTTGCGCCGAGCGACATTCAAGTGCGGCGCAGCGTCGACATGCGCTATCGCTATCAGATCCATGAACTGAACGTGCCGTTCGCCCCGGGCGCCGAAGCGATCACCGACGCTCACATGACCGAGCTGGCGGCGCATTTCGACGCAATGTACGAGCAGGCTTTCGGCCACGGCTCGGGGTATCGCGAGGCGGGTAAGGAGATTCTTACGTTCCGGCTCACGGTGGTCGGCATGCTTAACAAACCGGACATCAAAGCCGAAGCGCTGAGGAAATCCGACGGCAGCGCGGCGCGCAAAGGCGAGCGCGAGGTATACTTCGAGGAAAACCGCAAGTTCGCGCCAACGCGCGTGTACGACTTTGAGAAAATGCATCCCGGCACGGAGTTCGTCGGGCCGGCGGTGATCGAAACGCCGGTGACCACGGTGATTGTCAATCCACGCGACCGCGTCGCAATGGATGGTTATCGTAATATTAGAATCTACGTCGGAGGAGCCTAATGGAGGCGGTTGTCAGCAGCGTCGATCCGGTTACTTTCGAGATCTTGTCGCATCGCGTCTACCAGATCGCCATGGAAATGGGCACGACGCTGGAACGCGTCGGCGGCACAGTGAACACGACACAGATGCACGACTACATGGCGGCGCTCTATCTCGCCAACGGCGACGTCCTGTGCGCCGGCGATGCCATGGGCTGGCATGTCGCCTGTGCCGGCGTCGCGGTCAAGCGCATCATTGAGCGCTTCGAGAAGCATGGCGGTATCTACCCCGACGATATCTTTTTGCTCAACGATCCGTACGTTGCGGCAATCCATCAGTCGGATGTTTACGTCGTGTCGCCGATCCACTTCAAAGGCAAACTGATGGGTTGGAGCGCGACGTTCGTTCACGTCATGGACATCGGCGCGCTGTCGCCTGGCGGCAACTCGCCGGAAGCTACGGAGATTTGCCACGAAGGCATTCGCATCCCCGGCATCAAGCTGGTCGAGCGCGGCGAGCTGCGCCAAGATTTATTCGATGCGTTCATCAATATGACGCGCCAGCCGGTGATGGTTGGACTCGATCTCAAATGTGAGATCGCCGCCAACAACGTCGCCAAGTCGCGCATGCAGGACCTCTACGAACAGTTCGGTCCCGAGCTGGTGGCGGCGGTGTCGCAGGAGATGCTGCACTATTCGGAATCGATCCTGCGCAAGCGGCTGGAAGAAATTCCTGATGGCCTTTGGCGCGACAGTGGCAGCATCGAGGCAGGCGATACTTGGACGGTCGAAGTAGCGCTCAAAAAACAGGGGAGCCGTTTGCTGTTCGACTTCAGCGGCAGCAGCCCGCAGGCGAAAAAGGGCATCAACATGCCGTACCATGCAACCTTCGGCGCCTGCTACGAGGCGATACTCTGCACGCTGGCCTACGATTTGCCGAAAAATCACGGTGCGCTCAACCCCATCGAAGTCATCGCCCCCGCGGGCACGGTGGTCAATTGCACAGCGCCGGCGCCGGTGTCGCTCAACACCACCTCCGGTGGCGCGACGGTAAAATATGTCGCCAACTCGGTGATCATGCAGATGCTCGCCACCAGCGCGAAGTGGAATGGCGAAGTGATGGCGCTCAACGCCGGCCACCGCTTGGCACGCCATGCCGGCGTCAATCAGCACGGCAACTTTTATGTGTCGACGCTATCGGAAGGCGCGCTTGACGGCGTTGGCGCCGGCTCGTACAAAGACGGCGAAGACACCGGCACCGGGCTGAGCTGTCACAACATCGAATGGCTCGAAGCCAACTTTCCCTTGCTCTATCTCTTCCGGCGCCACACGCCCGGTGGCGCGGGGGCGGGAAAGTATCGCGGCGGCACAGGCAGCGAGTCGGCGCTGACGACCTACGACGCACCCAAGGGGAAAATCCGCGGCGTCGCCCTCGGCGTCGCCGGCTTGCGCAATTCCGGCCAGGGCATCTTTGGCGGTTATCCCGGCGCGCCGAGCTTGCTGTCGCTCGTTCAGGGCGCTCGCGTTACCGAGAAGATCGCCAGCAAAGAATCGCCCGATCGCCTCGAAGAGCTTGGTGGCGAAAGCCAGCTTTTGCCTTATTGCGAATTCGATCTTGCGCCGGACGACATTCTCTACATGCGCATGTCGAGCGGCGGCGGCTACGGCGACCCGCTCGAACGCGAACCAGACAGGGTGCTGCGCGACGTCGCAGACGGCATCGTCTCGCGCCAGGACGCGCGCGCGATTTACGGTGTGGTGATCGATGGCGATGAGCCGGTGTTGGATCGCGTCGCGACGGATAAGCTGCGGGCGGAGTTGTTCAAACAGCGGTTGGAACAGTTCAAGTCCAACGGGACGTAGAGTTCGAATTATTCTCTCGCCAAGGCGCAGAGGCGCAAAGTTCGGAAATAAAAATCTAGACTCCGAACTTTGCGTCTTGGCGCCTTGGCGAGAGAGATTTCTGAACCGTTCACAGCGGCGGATTTCGCTTATGCCACGCGGTGCTGCGCTCGTAGGCATCAGCGACTTGAAACACGATATCTTCGCGGAACGGCGGCGCGACGATCTGCATACCGATCGGCAGTCCTTTCGATGAGTAGCCGCAGCAAACGCTCATGTCCGGGAGCCCAGTGACATTGAACGGAATCGTGTAGCGAGTTAGGAAATTCCCCGCGCGATCTTGCAGATTAATGTTTTTGCCATCGGCTTCGATGTAGCCGCGGTTACAATCGTCGATGCTCGGCGCCGGCGCGAAGATGGTCGGCGCAACAATTAACTGGACTGATTTAAAAGCTTCATCGAACTCTTGGCAGATCAGCCGGCGCACGCGCTGGGCATGGACGTACACCGGCGCAGGGGTCAAGAGACCGGCGATCAAGTTGTACAGCAGCCCCGGACTATAGTCTCTCGGCCGGGTGCGCAAATAATGATCGTGATCGGAGTTGGCCTCGGGCCGCGTGCTCGCCGCTTGCGCCGCGGGGATCAGATCGATGTGCGGAATCTCAATCTCCTGGGTTTTCATGCCGAGCGATTTGAGAGTTCTCAAAGCTTCGTCGAACGCTTGGCGCACTTCGCTAACCGTCGCCTGATCGAAATAATTTTTGATTAGTCCGATTTTCATGCCCTTGACCGGAGCACCGAGGGTTTTCGTATAGTTCATGATCGGCGCATCGGAGCTGATCGGATCTTTCGGATCGTAGCCCGCTGTGTCATTGAGGACGAGCGCGCAATCTCTGACGCTGCGCGTGAAAATCCCGAAATGATTTACGGTGTAGCCGCCGGTGCCGGCGACGCCGCCGTAGGAGCTGATCCTACCGAAGGTCGGCTTCAAGCCGACGGTGCCGCAGAGCGACGCCGGATTGCGCACCGAGCCGGCGCTATCGGTGCCGATGGAGCCCATGCACATACCGGCTGCCACGGCGACCGCTGAGCCGCTGCTCGACCCGCCGGGTATGCAGCTTGTGTCCCAAGGGTTGTATGGTGTGCCGTAAAACGGGTTGATGCTGTTACTGCCCTTGGCCCACTCGTGCATGTTGGTCTTGCCGAGAATGATCGTTCCCGCGGCGCGCAGCCGCTCGACCACCGTCGCGTCGTGATTGGGCACCCAGTCGGCGAGGATCTTTGAGCCGGCGGTGGTGACCACGCCTTTGGTGCAAATATTGTCTTTGATGGAAAACGGAATACCGTGGAGCGGCCCGCGATAGTTGCCCTGGCGAATCTCGCGCTCGGCTTTTTTGGCTGCGGCTAAAGCTTCATCTTCGCACATGGCGAGATAGGCGTTGAGTTTCGGATTAAGCTTCCCGATCCGATCGAGATAGTTCTTGGCGAGTTCCAGCGGTGAGACTTGTTTTTTCTTGATCAGCGGCGCGACTTCGCTGATCGTCAGCCCTGCGAGATCGAGGTCCTTCATTTTTTCTTTCCCTTCTGCGCAGG
Encoded here:
- a CDS encoding hydantoinase/oxoprolinase family protein, with the translated sequence MNYVVGVDIGGTFTDCVVVDEAGQITIGKSLSTPDDFSRGALNSVADAAQNLGIDNVDTLFRSTRLFFHACTIGDNTLITRAGAKTGLLLTRGFGDTLHMMRGKVAEGLTENETAHRSALVKPEPFVPRRSVEEITERIDYKGKELIPLDAEAAEQAIDRLVARGVESFAICLLWSIVNDGHERQLAAILKNKYPQLFFSLSSEVAPYLGEYERCATTVFNAYIGPKISSYLQNLQRTLKSKGLARDPLIMQAYGGVLGIEATCKNAVGVIESGPAAGIVGTRFLGEHIGEKNILATDMGGTTFKVSLVRDGVIERDYKPVILRYNILSTKIWVESIGAGGGSIAWIDGETGLLKVGPQGAGAAPGPVCYDVGGSEPTVSDADLVLGYLNENYFLGGRMKLNKAKALAALRQKIAGPLKMTEVEAASGIYRIANSHMSDLIRKATVEKGHDPRNFVLFAFGGAAPVHGSRYAAELGVRQVVIPLTASVHSATGLISSDVVYEYGKSDHVVLPVDLRRVNDNFSELLQRGVKELGAAGFAPSDIQVRRSVDMRYRYQIHELNVPFAPGAEAITDAHMTELAAHFDAMYEQAFGHGSGYREAGKEILTFRLTVVGMLNKPDIKAEALRKSDGSAARKGEREVYFEENRKFAPTRVYDFEKMHPGTEFVGPAVIETPVTTVIVNPRDRVAMDGYRNIRIYVGGA
- a CDS encoding hydantoinase B/oxoprolinase family protein; translated protein: MEAVVSSVDPVTFEILSHRVYQIAMEMGTTLERVGGTVNTTQMHDYMAALYLANGDVLCAGDAMGWHVACAGVAVKRIIERFEKHGGIYPDDIFLLNDPYVAAIHQSDVYVVSPIHFKGKLMGWSATFVHVMDIGALSPGGNSPEATEICHEGIRIPGIKLVERGELRQDLFDAFINMTRQPVMVGLDLKCEIAANNVAKSRMQDLYEQFGPELVAAVSQEMLHYSESILRKRLEEIPDGLWRDSGSIEAGDTWTVEVALKKQGSRLLFDFSGSSPQAKKGINMPYHATFGACYEAILCTLAYDLPKNHGALNPIEVIAPAGTVVNCTAPAPVSLNTTSGGATVKYVANSVIMQMLATSAKWNGEVMALNAGHRLARHAGVNQHGNFYVSTLSEGALDGVGAGSYKDGEDTGTGLSCHNIEWLEANFPLLYLFRRHTPGGAGAGKYRGGTGSESALTTYDAPKGKIRGVALGVAGLRNSGQGIFGGYPGAPSLLSLVQGARVTEKIASKESPDRLEELGGESQLLPYCEFDLAPDDILYMRMSSGGGYGDPLEREPDRVLRDVADGIVSRQDARAIYGVVIDGDEPVLDRVATDKLRAELFKQRLEQFKSNGT
- a CDS encoding aspartyl/glutamyl-tRNA amidotransferase subunit A codes for the protein MKDLDLAGLTISEVAPLIKKKQVSPLELAKNYLDRIGKLNPKLNAYLAMCEDEALAAAKKAEREIRQGNYRGPLHGIPFSIKDNICTKGVVTTAGSKILADWVPNHDATVVERLRAAGTIILGKTNMHEWAKGSNSINPFYGTPYNPWDTSCIPGGSSSGSAVAVAAGMCMGSIGTDSAGSVRNPASLCGTVGLKPTFGRISSYGGVAGTGGYTVNHFGIFTRSVRDCALVLNDTAGYDPKDPISSDAPIMNYTKTLGAPVKGMKIGLIKNYFDQATVSEVRQAFDEALRTLKSLGMKTQEIEIPHIDLIPAAQAASTRPEANSDHDHYLRTRPRDYSPGLLYNLIAGLLTPAPVYVHAQRVRRLICQEFDEAFKSVQLIVAPTIFAPAPSIDDCNRGYIEADGKNINLQDRAGNFLTRYTIPFNVTGLPDMSVCCGYSSKGLPIGMQIVAPPFREDIVFQVADAYERSTAWHKRNPPL